CAGATCATCGACGACGGGCGCTGCGACTACGTCTTCGTCCGCTTGGGCGAGGGCGAGAGCGTCGTTGCGGTCGACCAGCCGGGACCGCGCGTTCGCTCAGGGCCGGGGCCTGACATGTTCCCCGACGATCTCATCTTCGTCCGGCCCGACCAGCGCGAGCCGGGTCCGGTCACGCGTGGCCAGCTGCGCGAGAAGGCCTTCGTCAATGACCACATCTGGGTTGGCTATTGCGACGTCACCGCTCGCGACGAACCCGGCCAATGGCATCACCACGCCAATTACGACAGCATCATGTATCTGACCTCCGGCCGCTGCCGCATCGAGTGGGGCGACAGCGGCAAGTCGGCGATCATGTCGGCCGGCGATTTCGGCTTTTTCGGCAAGGGCGTCATTCACCGCGTCCAGGTCATCGACGATGGGCGCTGCGACTATGTCTTCGTCCGGCTGGGCCAGGGCGAAAGCGTCGTGCCGGTGGCGGGGCCTGGCAAACGGCTCAGGACCGGGACGGCCTGAACCGCGCAAGTGCGCTGGTCTTTTCATTAGACCGCGCAATAGCGCTGGTCTTTTCATTAGACCGCGCAATAGCGCTCCTGGATCGCCCTGTCGGCGAGCAGGGCGGCGGCGCTGCTTTCGTGCACCACTTCGCCCTGGTCGATGATCACGGCGCGGCTGGCGAGCTTCAGTGCCCATTCGACATTCTGCTCGACCAGGAGAAGGGTGATGCCCGCGTCGCGCATGCGGCGGAACAGGACGCCCATTTCCTCGACCAGCACCGGCATGATGCCTTCGGACGGTTCGTCGAGCAGGATCATCTTCGGCCGGGCGATCATGGCGCGGGCGATCGCCAGCATCTGCTGTTCGCCACCGGACAATGTCATGCCCTGCTGGTCGAGCCGTTCCTTCAGCCGTGGGAAGCTCAGGGCGATCTCGTCGATGGCGCTGGCCATGTCGATCTTGCCCGAGGTCGCCACCAGCCCGAGCTGCAGGTTCTCGCGCACGGTCAGGCCGGGCACGATGCGCCGCTCCTCGGGCACATAAGCGAGGCCCAGCCGGAACCGGGCATGGGCCGGCAGGGCCAGGAGATCATGGCCGTCGAACCGGACGCTGCCGGTCACCTTGGGCATCAGCCCCATGGCGGCGCGCATGGTGGTGGTCTTGCCGGCGCCGTTGCGCCCGACCAGCGCGACGATCTCGCCGGCCTCGACCGTCAGCGAGACGCCGTGCAGCACGTGGCTCGCGTCGTACCAGGCGTTCAGTCCTTGGATCTCAAGCATAGCCATCATTCTGTCCGAGATAGACGCGCCTGACTTCGGTATCGGCCTGGATCGCCTGCGGGCTGCCGTCGGCGATCACCCGGCCGTGGTGCAGCACCAGGATGCGGTCGCTGAGCCCCAAGATCATCTTCATCTTGTGCTCGACCAGCAGGATGGTGCGGTCGCGCGCGAGCTTTTCGATCAGCGCCACCATGTCGCGGGTCTCTTCCGGGCCCATGCCGGCGGTCGGTTCGTCGAGCAGCAGCAAGGCCGGGTTGGCGACCAGGGCGACCGCAATCTCCAGCGCCCGCTGTTCGCCATGGGCGAGGAACTTGGCGGTGCGGGCGCCTTTGGCCGCAAGCCCGACGGCGTCGAGCGCCGCTTCCGCCTTGGCGTCGAGCTCGCCGAGATGGGCCCGGTTGATCAGGATATTGTAGCGCGAGCGGAACGCCTGGGCCGCCACCCGGACGTTCTCATGCGCGCTCAGTTCCGGGAAGATATTGGTGATCTGGTAGGAGCGTGAAATGCCGAGATGGGCGAAACGGTGCTGCGGCGTCCCGGTCAGGTTCTGCCCGCGGAAATGAATGGTCCCGGTGGAGGGCGGCAGCACGCCGGACAGCACGTTGAACAAGGTGCTCTTGCCGGCGCCGTTCGGTCCGATGACGGCGGTCACCTTGTTGGCCTCGAAAGCGGCGGTGACGCCTTCCAGCGCGATGAAGCCGCCGAAACGCCGGCCGATATTGTCGACAGTGAGCAGCGGCGTGCTCATCGGCCGGTCCTCCACGCAATGAAGGTGCCCCAGATGCCCTTGGGCAGGAACAGCACGCAGAGGATGAACATCGAACCGACGATGATCTGCCAGTGCGAGGTCCAGAGCGAGGCGACGTCCTCGACCAGAAGGAAGACCAGCGCGCCGACGAAGGGGCCGAAGAAGCTGCCGGCGCCGCCGAGCAGGGTCATCATCACGACAAGCCCCGAGGTGTTGTAGTGCAGGGTGTCGAGCGGCACGATGGCGAGATGCAGCGCCGACAAGGTGCCGGCCAGACCGCAGATCAGGCCGGACAGCACGAAGGCGATGAGCTTGGTGCGCTCCACGTCGTAACCGCAGGCGCGGGCGCGCACCTCGTTCTCGCGGATCGCCTCGATCACCGCGCCGAAGGGCGAGTTGAGGATGCGCGAGACGAACCAGAGGGCTGCCGCCGCGAACAGCATGATGACGTAATATTTGTTGACCGGATCGAGGAAGTCGACCGACAGCCCGGCGAGGTCGAGCCTGCCGACGGTGAAGCCGCGCAGGCCGTTCTCGCCGCCGGTCCAGGACGAGGCCTGCAGTGCGGTGTAATAAACGAGCTGCGACAGGGCGAGCGTCACCATCGAGAAATAGATGCCGCGGGTGCGGATCGACAGCGCCCCGATGACCAGCGCCAGCAGGCCGGCGACCAGGATGCCGGTGGCGACCGCCGCGTACCAGGGCAGGCCGAAATGGGCAATCGCGATGCCGGTGACATAGGCGCCGGCGCCGAAGAAGGCGGCATGGCCGAAGGACAGAAGGCCGGTGTAGCCGAACAGCAGATTATAACCGACGGCATAGATGCCATAGATCAGCACGTTCACGGCGAGCGCCTTGGACGGCAGGATCCAGGGCAGAAGGCAGAGCGCGACGACGCAGAGCGGCACGCGCCAGCGGGTGAAGGCGGCCTTGAGCCGGCTCGCCTGGCCCGCGCCGGTGCCTGCGGCGTGGCGTATTTGGCGCAGCGGGGTCTCGACAGCCATGGCCGGTTTCTCGGTCATGCGCCACCGCCCGTCTTGCCGAACAGGCCCTGGGGCCGGATCAGCAGAACCAGGGCCATCAGGGCGAACATCACGATGGTTGCCATTTCGGGTGCGATGAGCGCGGTCAGGCTGACCGCGATGCCGACCAGCAGGCCGGCGACAACAGCGCCGAGCAGCGAGCCGAGCCCGCCGATGACGGTGACCACGAAGGCTTCCGCCAGCACCA
This portion of the Phreatobacter stygius genome encodes:
- a CDS encoding ABC transporter ATP-binding protein is translated as MLEIQGLNAWYDASHVLHGVSLTVEAGEIVALVGRNGAGKTTTMRAAMGLMPKVTGSVRFDGHDLLALPAHARFRLGLAYVPEERRIVPGLTVRENLQLGLVATSGKIDMASAIDEIALSFPRLKERLDQQGMTLSGGEQQMLAIARAMIARPKMILLDEPSEGIMPVLVEEMGVLFRRMRDAGITLLLVEQNVEWALKLASRAVIIDQGEVVHESSAAALLADRAIQERYCAV
- a CDS encoding ABC transporter ATP-binding protein, whose translation is MSTPLLTVDNIGRRFGGFIALEGVTAAFEANKVTAVIGPNGAGKSTLFNVLSGVLPPSTGTIHFRGQNLTGTPQHRFAHLGISRSYQITNIFPELSAHENVRVAAQAFRSRYNILINRAHLGELDAKAEAALDAVGLAAKGARTAKFLAHGEQRALEIAVALVANPALLLLDEPTAGMGPEETRDMVALIEKLARDRTILLVEHKMKMILGLSDRILVLHHGRVIADGSPQAIQADTEVRRVYLGQNDGYA
- a CDS encoding cupin domain-containing protein; translated protein: MTRGQVREKAFVNDDIWVGYCDITARDEPGQWHHHANYDSIMYLMSGRCRIEWGDGGKQAIMSAGDFGFFGKGVVHRVQIIDDGRCDYVFVRLGEGESVVAVDQPGPRVRSGPGPDMFPDDLIFVRPDQREPGPVTRGQLREKAFVNDHIWVGYCDVTARDEPGQWHHHANYDSIMYLTSGRCRIEWGDSGKSAIMSAGDFGFFGKGVIHRVQVIDDGRCDYVFVRLGQGESVVPVAGPGKRLRTGTA
- a CDS encoding branched-chain amino acid ABC transporter permease — its product is MAVETPLRQIRHAAGTGAGQASRLKAAFTRWRVPLCVVALCLLPWILPSKALAVNVLIYGIYAVGYNLLFGYTGLLSFGHAAFFGAGAYVTGIAIAHFGLPWYAAVATGILVAGLLALVIGALSIRTRGIYFSMVTLALSQLVYYTALQASSWTGGENGLRGFTVGRLDLAGLSVDFLDPVNKYYVIMLFAAAALWFVSRILNSPFGAVIEAIRENEVRARACGYDVERTKLIAFVLSGLICGLAGTLSALHLAIVPLDTLHYNTSGLVVMMTLLGGAGSFFGPFVGALVFLLVEDVASLWTSHWQIIVGSMFILCVLFLPKGIWGTFIAWRTGR